CTGCCAGTTGATCGGGCGGACCGGCGCGACCTGCTGCAGGCACTGCCCACCCCGGCCGGCCGCGCACGGCCGGACCTCGTACGAGCCCTGCATGTCGGAGAAGTACTTGGCGGCGCTGCGCGTGCTGTAGCCGTCGAAGTCGTCCGAGTAAGGCAGGCTCAGGTTTCCGGCCGCCGGGCTGGTCGCGGTGCCCTTGCCCTGGCCGGTGGTCGTGGTGACCGAGTAGATCCGGTTCGGTTGCAGGGTCAGGGAATACGTTCCCGACGCCGGGGTGACGTCGGCCTGCTTCACGAAGTGGTCGGCGGGGTTCGACGACCCCAGGTCGGTGGACCAGACGTGCACGGTGCCGGTGTTCAGCCCGCCCGAGGCGGTGACGTTCACGGTCTGGGCGGCGCTCGCGCCGGTGGTTTCGTAAATGGTCGAGTAGTCGGTGCCGTTCGCTGCCCGCAGGGAGATATAGCTGCCGTTCGCGCGGTTGCCGCCGAGGTAGCCGCTCGCCGAGCCGGTGAGGAACTTCCAGCCGGGCTGGGTGAACTGGGCCACCTGCGCGTTGGCCCACAGGTTCTTCCCGAGCTGGTAGGCGCCCGACCACGGGGTGTTCGCGGTCGCGAGGCCGACCGTGCTGTAGGGCAGGTTCGAATACAGCGCGGCCACCAGCGGCCAGTTCATGAACCCGGTCATCTGGCCGTCGAGGTAGCCCCGGGTGATGGTCCGGATGTAGGCGGCGGAACCGGTGTTGAAGTCCTGGGAGCCGAATTCGCTGGCCCACAGGGGTTTCCCGGTGGAGACGGCGTTCGCGGACGACGCGCACGTCGTCGCGTCCGAAAGGTAGCCGCACGGGTAGTGCGAGCCGACGACGCCGACCGCGGCGTTGAAGCCGCTGTCGGACAGCATGTCGTCGGCGGTGTTCCAGCTGCTGTCGTCGCCGACGATCTGCACGGCGCCGTAGCCGCGGGAGTTCAGCGCCGCGCGCAGGTTCTTGTACCAGGTCTTGTCGTGGCCGCGTTCGTTCCAGCCGCCGAGGTAGCCGATCGTCAGCCCGTGCCGCTTCGCGCAGTCCAGCCAGGAGATGTCGTAGTCGATCATGTCCTGGGACCAGAAGTTCCCGCCGCCGACCCAGCCCGGCGCGGCCCAGGGCAGCGCCACCAGCTTGATCCCCGGGTTGCGGGCGACGGCCTGTTCGCCGAGCCAGAACTCGTAGCCCGCGTTGCAGTCGATGTCACCGCGCACGTGCTGGTGGCTGGGTTCGGAACCGTCGGTCGAGTTCGCGTCGCCGCCGATCTCCAGTTTCAGCAGCTGGACGGCGGCACCGTAGCCGGGCTTGAACAGGTAGTCGAGGATCTGGGCCCGTTGCGCGGGCGGGTAGTCGATCAGCAGGCGCGAGTTGCCGCCACCGCCGCTGATCGCGCCGACGCCGTCGAAGGTGCGCCCGGTGCTGCCGCCGTCGACGGCGATCGTGGTGGTGGCCGCGCCGGCGGGTGCCGCGGTCGCCCCCAGGGTCGTCGTGGCGAGCAGGACGGGCAGGAGCAGGCGGAGGAGCGTGGAGCCGCGCATGGAGTACTCCTTCGAGGCCTCGGCGGTGAGGAGCTCAGGAGGTCGACGGTAGCGTTCGCCTGATCATTGGTGAAGCCGCCGAAGGTTCCGGCCGGGGAGGTTGTCCGGCGGTTTGTCCAGTTGTGCACCGGCTGCTGTTGTATGGTGTGTCATATATCAGAGCGCTTGCCCGGTCCGGTCTGGGTCTCTCGGCGCGTCGGCGGACTTCACCTCCCAGTCCTCTGGAGGCCCAGTGGAATTCGATCGTCGCACGGCGTTGGCCCTCGGCACGGTGGGCGTGGCGACGGCGGGCCTGTCGACGTTCGGAGTCACTTCGGCGGGCGCAGCCCGTGCGGCACTCGCCGGTCCGGTGACCGAAACCCTGCTCCTGACCGGCGCCGACGCCGACCACACCGTCGACTGGGAGTTCCAGGTCACGGCCGGACGGCGCGCGGGGGAGTGGAGCACGATCCCGACGCCGTCGAACTGGGAGTGCCACGGCTTCGGCAGCTACCACTACGGAGGGGACCTCGTCCCGGCGGAGAAGGGGAACTACCGCCACCGGTTCACGCCGCCGGCGTCCTGGGCCGGGCGCCGGATCTTCCTGGTTTTCGAAGCCGCCATGACCGACGCCGACGTGTGGGTCAACGGCCTCTCCGCCGGGCCGGTGCACCAAGGCGGCTTCTACCGCTTCCGCCACGACGTGACGGATCTGCTGAGGCTCGGCGAGCCGAACCTCCTGGAAGCGACCGTCAGCAAGGAATCGGCGGACAACTCGGTGAACGACGCCGAGCGCCGCGGTGACTTCTGGAACTTCGGCGGGATCTTCCGGCCGGTGACGCTGGAAGCCCATCCGGCCGCGCGAATCGACCGCGTCGCGATCGACGCCCGCGCGGACGGGACGTTCGCCGCCCACGTCACGCTCGCCGGGGTGACCGGGGCGGCCCGGCTGACGGCGCAGCTGCGCCGGCTCGACGGTACGGCCGTCGGCGACGCCTTCTCGGTAGCCGTGGCGAGCGGGGCCACCGGCGCGGACCTGACCACCACCGCGGACCGGCCTCCCCTGTGGACCGCCGAAACGCCGAACCTCCACCAGGTCGAGCTGACCCTCGTGAACTCCGGCGGGACTCCGTCGCACAGCACCGTCGAGCGCTTCGGCTTCCGTACGGTCGAGGTCCGGGCCGGTGACGGCATCTACGTCAACGGCCAGCGGATCGTCCTCAAAGGAGCGAACCGGCACACCTTCTGGCCGACCTCCGGCCGGGCCTCGAGCCCGCGCCTCGCCCGGCTGGACATCGGGCTGATGAAGGACATGAACATGAACGCCGTCCGGATGTCGCACTACCCACCGGACGCGTACTTCCTCG
The window above is part of the Amycolatopsis camponoti genome. Proteins encoded here:
- a CDS encoding ricin-type beta-trefoil lectin domain protein, which encodes MRGSTLLRLLLPVLLATTTLGATAAPAGAATTTIAVDGGSTGRTFDGVGAISGGGGNSRLLIDYPPAQRAQILDYLFKPGYGAAVQLLKLEIGGDANSTDGSEPSHQHVRGDIDCNAGYEFWLGEQAVARNPGIKLVALPWAAPGWVGGGNFWSQDMIDYDISWLDCAKRHGLTIGYLGGWNERGHDKTWYKNLRAALNSRGYGAVQIVGDDSSWNTADDMLSDSGFNAAVGVVGSHYPCGYLSDATTCASSANAVSTGKPLWASEFGSQDFNTGSAAYIRTITRGYLDGQMTGFMNWPLVAALYSNLPYSTVGLATANTPWSGAYQLGKNLWANAQVAQFTQPGWKFLTGSASGYLGGNRANGSYISLRAANGTDYSTIYETTGASAAQTVNVTASGGLNTGTVHVWSTDLGSSNPADHFVKQADVTPASGTYSLTLQPNRIYSVTTTTGQGKGTATSPAAGNLSLPYSDDFDGYSTRSAAKYFSDMQGSYEVRPCAAGRGGQCLQQVAPVRPINWQDDSDAFTLVGDPQWSNYTVGTDVDLQQAGTVTLLGRAGTQNRPQSHQAAYQLRIADTGAWSIAKNSSGGVLTTLASGSHAALGLNTWHNIKLGFSGNRITASLDGATLGAVTDTAFTTGLAGVGVVGYQTNLFDNFSVTPNADGNYGGILKGQESGLCADVPAASQTDGTAIALWDCTGGANQSWTATPAKQLMVYGTKCLDASGATDGSPVRISGCTGGTAQQWAITADGSVVDAGSGKCLDATGHGTVPGTALVLWGCNGGANQKWARGDTAGILKGQESGKCADVPAANQADGTVPALWDCNNGTNQAWTSTTSNQLKVFDTKCLETAGGATADGTAIQIHDCTGAATQQWRVQAGGAVVNVGSGKCLDVTGHGTTNGTPFVIWPCTGAANQRWSRS